The Perca fluviatilis chromosome 2, GENO_Pfluv_1.0, whole genome shotgun sequence genome includes a region encoding these proteins:
- the vps53 gene encoding vacuolar protein sorting-associated protein 53 homolog isoform X2 encodes MMEEEEFEFAEDLEAILHLTPEVQLAIEQVFPSQDPLDRADFNAVEYINTLFPTEQSLANIDDVVNKIRLKIRRLDDNIRTVVRGQTNVGQDGRQALEEAQIAIQQLFGKIKDIKDKAEKSEQMVKEITRDIKQLDHGKRHLTTSITTLNHLHMLAGGVDSLEAMTRKRQYGEVANLLQGVVNVLEHFHKYMGIPQIRQLSERVKAAQSELGTQILADFEESFPAQGSKRPGGPSNVLRDACLVANVLDPRIKQEIIKKFIRQHLSEYLVLFQENQDVAWLDKIDRRYAWIKRQLVDYEEKYLRMFPEEWCMTERIAVEFCHITRVELAKVMRTRAKEIEVKLLLFAIQRTTNFEGLLAKRFTGCTLTDTPGKRPESPLETTNPFLEDEAGEDVGTDKDQDLAKPRKPKAPDNPFHGIVSKCFEPHLYVYIESQDKNLGELIDRFVADFRAQGPPKAGTEEGGAVLPSCADLFVYYKKCMVQCSQLSTGEPMIALTTIFQKFLREYAWKILSGNLPKSSSNSGGLTISSLLKEKEGSEAAKFTMDELCLICSILSTAEYCLATTQQLEEKLKEKVDKLLMERINLTGEMDTFSTVISNSIQLLVQDLDAACDPALTAMSKMPWQSVEHVGDQSPYVTSIIMHIKQNVPIIRDNLASTRKYFTQFCIKFTNSFIPKFINHLFRCKPISMVGAEQLLLDTHSLKTVLLDLPSIGSQVLRKAPASYTKIVVKGMTRAEMILKVVMAPHEPPVVFVDNYIKLLADGNPETFQKILDMKGLKRSEQSSMLELFRQRLPTPPSGADSGSSLFSTPTPEQESSRIRKLEKLIKKRL; translated from the exons ATGATGGAGGAGGAAGAATTTGAATTTGCTGAGGATTTGGAGGCTATTTTGCATTTAACCCCAGAGGTGCAACTAGCCATCGAACAG GTGTTCCCCAGCCAAGATCCCCTGGACAGAGCAGACTTCAATGCTGTGGAATACATCAACACACTGTTTCCCACCGAGCAG TCTTTGGCTAATATTGATGATGTGGTTAACAAGATTCGTCTGAAGATCCG GCGCCTGGATGACAACATCAGGACAGTGGTGAGAGGCCAGACCAATGTGGGCCAGGATGGCAGACAG GCTTTGGAAGAGGCCCAGATAGCCATCCAGCAGCTCTTTGGCAAAATCAAAGACATCAAGGACAAGGCAGAGAAGTCTGAACAAAtg GTGAAGGAGATTACGAGGGACATAAAGCAGCTGGACCATGGGAAGCGCCACCTAACTACATCCATCACCACCCTCAACCACCTGCACATGTTGGCAGGGGGTGTTGACTCTTTAGA AGCCATGACCAGAAAGAGGCAGTATGGTGAGGTGGCCAACCTGCTTCAGGGAGTGGTCAACGTGCTTGAACATTTCCACAAGTACATGGGCATACCCCAGATCAGACAGCTTTCTGAGAG AGTCAAGGCAGCGCAGAGTGAGTTGGGGACTCAGATCCTGGCAGATTTTGAAGAATCCTTCCCCGCTCAAGGCTCCAAG AGACCAGGTGGTCCCAGTAACGTGCTTAGAGATGCCTGCCTGGTGGCCAATGTGCTGGATCCGCGCATCAAACAGGAGATCATAAAAAAGTTCATCAGGCAGCACCTCTCAGAGTACCTTGTATTATTCCAGGAAAACCAAGAT GTGGCATGGCTAGACAAGATCGATCGCCGCTATGCCTGGATCAAACGGCAGCTGGTCGACTATGAGGAGAAGTATTTACGCATGTTTCCTGAGGAGTGGTGCATGACAGAGCGTATTGCTGTGGAGTTCTGCCACATcaccag GGTGGAGCTAGCCAAAGTGATGCGAACACGGGCTAAGGAGATTGAGGTGAAGCTGCTTCTGTTTGCTATTCAGAGGACCACAAACTTCGAGGGTCTTCTGGCCAAACGCTTCACAGGATGCACCTTGACTGACACACCCGGA AAGAGGCCAGAGAGCCCTCTCGAGACCACTAACCCCTTCCTGGAGGATGAGGCAGGTGAGGATGTGGGAACAGATAAGGACCAGGATCTGGCTAAG CCCAGGAAGCCAAAAGCTCCAGACAACCCTTTCCATGGCATTGTCTCCAAGTGCTTTGAACCTCATCTATACGTCTACATAGAATCCCAAGACAA GAACCTGGGCGAACTGATTGACCGGTTTGTGGCTGACTTCCGAGCACAAGGCCCACCCAAGGCAGGCACGGAGGAGGGTGGAGCAGTGCTGCCCAGCTGTGCTGATCTCTTTGTCTATTACAAGAAGTGCATGGTGCAGTGCTCCCAACTGAGCACCGGGGAACCAATGATCGCCCTCACAACCATCTTCCAGAAATTCCTGAGAGAGTACGCTTGGAAGATCCTCTCTGGCAACCTACCTAA ATCCAGCAGTAACAGTGGGGGTCTTACCATCAGCAGTCTGCTGAAGGAGAAAGAAGGCTCGGAAGCTGCTAAATTCACCATGGATGAGCTCTGCCTGATCTGTAGCATCCTCAGTACTGCAGAGTACTGCCTGGCCACCACAcaacag TTGGAAGAGAAACTAAAGGAAAAGGTGGATAAACTCCTCATGGAGAGAATAAATTTGACTGGGGAGATGGATACATTCAGCAC TGTGATCTCGAACAGTATCCAGCTACTCGTTCAAGATCTTGATGCTGCCTGTGACCCTGCTCTCACTGCCATGAGCAAg atgcCGTGGCAGAGTGTGGAGCACGTGGGTGACCAGAGTCCTTATGTGACGTCAATCATCATGCACATTAAGCAAAATGTGCCGATCATCAGAGACAATCTGGCCTCCACGCGCAAATACTTTACACAATTCTGCATCAAGTTCACAAa TTCTTTCATTCCCAAATTTATCAACCACCTGTTCAGATGTAAGCCTATTAGCATGGTGGGAGCTGAACAA CTCCTCCTTGACACTCACTCCCTGAAGACCGTCTTGCTGGATCTGCCCTCAATAGGCTCCCAGGTGCTCCGTAAGGCACCAGCCAGCTACACCAAGATAGTGGTGAAAGGCATGACCCGTGCAGAGATGATCCTTAAg GTGGTGATGGCCCCACATGAGCCACCAGTGGTGTTTGTTGATAACTACATCAAGCTCCTGGCTGATGGAAATCCTGAGACCTTCCAGAAGATTCTGGACATGAAG GGTCTGAAGCGCAGTGAACAGAGCAGCATGTTGGAGCTCTTCAGGCAGAGGCTACCCACTCCACCGTCCGGGGCCG
- the vps53 gene encoding vacuolar protein sorting-associated protein 53 homolog isoform X1: MMEEEEFEFAEDLEAILHLTPEVQLAIEQVFPSQDPLDRADFNAVEYINTLFPTEQSLANIDDVVNKIRLKIRRLDDNIRTVVRGQTNVGQDGRQALEEAQIAIQQLFGKIKDIKDKAEKSEQMVKEITRDIKQLDHGKRHLTTSITTLNHLHMLAGGVDSLEAMTRKRQYGEVANLLQGVVNVLEHFHKYMGIPQIRQLSERVKAAQSELGTQILADFEESFPAQGSKRPGGPSNVLRDACLVANVLDPRIKQEIIKKFIRQHLSEYLVLFQENQDVAWLDKIDRRYAWIKRQLVDYEEKYLRMFPEEWCMTERIAVEFCHITRVELAKVMRTRAKEIEVKLLLFAIQRTTNFEGLLAKRFTGCTLTDTPGQKRPESPLETTNPFLEDEAGEDVGTDKDQDLAKPRKPKAPDNPFHGIVSKCFEPHLYVYIESQDKNLGELIDRFVADFRAQGPPKAGTEEGGAVLPSCADLFVYYKKCMVQCSQLSTGEPMIALTTIFQKFLREYAWKILSGNLPKSSSNSGGLTISSLLKEKEGSEAAKFTMDELCLICSILSTAEYCLATTQQLEEKLKEKVDKLLMERINLTGEMDTFSTVISNSIQLLVQDLDAACDPALTAMSKMPWQSVEHVGDQSPYVTSIIMHIKQNVPIIRDNLASTRKYFTQFCIKFTNSFIPKFINHLFRCKPISMVGAEQLLLDTHSLKTVLLDLPSIGSQVLRKAPASYTKIVVKGMTRAEMILKVVMAPHEPPVVFVDNYIKLLADGNPETFQKILDMKGLKRSEQSSMLELFRQRLPTPPSGADSGSSLFSTPTPEQESSRIRKLEKLIKKRL, encoded by the exons ATGATGGAGGAGGAAGAATTTGAATTTGCTGAGGATTTGGAGGCTATTTTGCATTTAACCCCAGAGGTGCAACTAGCCATCGAACAG GTGTTCCCCAGCCAAGATCCCCTGGACAGAGCAGACTTCAATGCTGTGGAATACATCAACACACTGTTTCCCACCGAGCAG TCTTTGGCTAATATTGATGATGTGGTTAACAAGATTCGTCTGAAGATCCG GCGCCTGGATGACAACATCAGGACAGTGGTGAGAGGCCAGACCAATGTGGGCCAGGATGGCAGACAG GCTTTGGAAGAGGCCCAGATAGCCATCCAGCAGCTCTTTGGCAAAATCAAAGACATCAAGGACAAGGCAGAGAAGTCTGAACAAAtg GTGAAGGAGATTACGAGGGACATAAAGCAGCTGGACCATGGGAAGCGCCACCTAACTACATCCATCACCACCCTCAACCACCTGCACATGTTGGCAGGGGGTGTTGACTCTTTAGA AGCCATGACCAGAAAGAGGCAGTATGGTGAGGTGGCCAACCTGCTTCAGGGAGTGGTCAACGTGCTTGAACATTTCCACAAGTACATGGGCATACCCCAGATCAGACAGCTTTCTGAGAG AGTCAAGGCAGCGCAGAGTGAGTTGGGGACTCAGATCCTGGCAGATTTTGAAGAATCCTTCCCCGCTCAAGGCTCCAAG AGACCAGGTGGTCCCAGTAACGTGCTTAGAGATGCCTGCCTGGTGGCCAATGTGCTGGATCCGCGCATCAAACAGGAGATCATAAAAAAGTTCATCAGGCAGCACCTCTCAGAGTACCTTGTATTATTCCAGGAAAACCAAGAT GTGGCATGGCTAGACAAGATCGATCGCCGCTATGCCTGGATCAAACGGCAGCTGGTCGACTATGAGGAGAAGTATTTACGCATGTTTCCTGAGGAGTGGTGCATGACAGAGCGTATTGCTGTGGAGTTCTGCCACATcaccag GGTGGAGCTAGCCAAAGTGATGCGAACACGGGCTAAGGAGATTGAGGTGAAGCTGCTTCTGTTTGCTATTCAGAGGACCACAAACTTCGAGGGTCTTCTGGCCAAACGCTTCACAGGATGCACCTTGACTGACACACCCGGA CAGAAGAGGCCAGAGAGCCCTCTCGAGACCACTAACCCCTTCCTGGAGGATGAGGCAGGTGAGGATGTGGGAACAGATAAGGACCAGGATCTGGCTAAG CCCAGGAAGCCAAAAGCTCCAGACAACCCTTTCCATGGCATTGTCTCCAAGTGCTTTGAACCTCATCTATACGTCTACATAGAATCCCAAGACAA GAACCTGGGCGAACTGATTGACCGGTTTGTGGCTGACTTCCGAGCACAAGGCCCACCCAAGGCAGGCACGGAGGAGGGTGGAGCAGTGCTGCCCAGCTGTGCTGATCTCTTTGTCTATTACAAGAAGTGCATGGTGCAGTGCTCCCAACTGAGCACCGGGGAACCAATGATCGCCCTCACAACCATCTTCCAGAAATTCCTGAGAGAGTACGCTTGGAAGATCCTCTCTGGCAACCTACCTAA ATCCAGCAGTAACAGTGGGGGTCTTACCATCAGCAGTCTGCTGAAGGAGAAAGAAGGCTCGGAAGCTGCTAAATTCACCATGGATGAGCTCTGCCTGATCTGTAGCATCCTCAGTACTGCAGAGTACTGCCTGGCCACCACAcaacag TTGGAAGAGAAACTAAAGGAAAAGGTGGATAAACTCCTCATGGAGAGAATAAATTTGACTGGGGAGATGGATACATTCAGCAC TGTGATCTCGAACAGTATCCAGCTACTCGTTCAAGATCTTGATGCTGCCTGTGACCCTGCTCTCACTGCCATGAGCAAg atgcCGTGGCAGAGTGTGGAGCACGTGGGTGACCAGAGTCCTTATGTGACGTCAATCATCATGCACATTAAGCAAAATGTGCCGATCATCAGAGACAATCTGGCCTCCACGCGCAAATACTTTACACAATTCTGCATCAAGTTCACAAa TTCTTTCATTCCCAAATTTATCAACCACCTGTTCAGATGTAAGCCTATTAGCATGGTGGGAGCTGAACAA CTCCTCCTTGACACTCACTCCCTGAAGACCGTCTTGCTGGATCTGCCCTCAATAGGCTCCCAGGTGCTCCGTAAGGCACCAGCCAGCTACACCAAGATAGTGGTGAAAGGCATGACCCGTGCAGAGATGATCCTTAAg GTGGTGATGGCCCCACATGAGCCACCAGTGGTGTTTGTTGATAACTACATCAAGCTCCTGGCTGATGGAAATCCTGAGACCTTCCAGAAGATTCTGGACATGAAG GGTCTGAAGCGCAGTGAACAGAGCAGCATGTTGGAGCTCTTCAGGCAGAGGCTACCCACTCCACCGTCCGGGGCCG